Proteins encoded by one window of Strix aluco isolate bStrAlu1 chromosome 35, bStrAlu1.hap1, whole genome shotgun sequence:
- the LOC141917231 gene encoding uncharacterized protein LOC141917231 isoform X5: MLGWWEATCTQMLGWWEATCTQMLGWWEARAPACWGGGRPRAHTCWGGRRPHAHACWGGGRPRAHACWGGGRPRAHAWALQMHPLGAGVAPALTPPPGPAPSPTGSGGDTHTMGGTPSPPSVHQPRGPRAPPAPGPAPPAPGRTDGRTESSLARQPRLVLPARRPSPSPPPPAMALALLLLVGLLGPRSTEPFPVRLAGGPGRCAGRVEVQHSGHWGTVCDDDWGLPDAAVVCRQLGCGVALAAPSGAWFGEGMGPIWLNGLRCRGTEERLALCRHRGWRPHVCAHEEDASAVCSAHHFQPLGTTEPPWTPTPSPTITQAPVTACTGAACAGPPIMRLVGAAGRCAGRLEIFHAGHWGTVCDDLWGLPDAAVVCRQLGCGAALDAPRAAFFGEGTGPIWLDDVRCQGNESSLLGCPASPWGVTNCQHREDAAVVCADELAALDVHPAEPTPHPPRVKPARVPTSARPRSPGSPRSTAASEPAARTPREGQGHLLAPTGTSPRASSTQHPVGQGLASTTPSTQHPTRWDATGATRSTQHPTGQGRIGATQGKTGRDPVRILRITRLKAEQDPAGIIQSTKPKAGRDPAGATRSKVGRDPAAATRSKAGWAPAGTNRSKAGWAPAGTNRSKAGWDPMGTNRSKAGWAPSGTNRSKVGWAPAGTNRSKAGRDPVSTIRVTRPKAGWDPTSITRITRPKAGQILVGANQTTRKPPGRGLVGTIKGTKHKAGRDPVGATQLRTGQDVAVAIQFTQRQTGQDPVDSTQAKVGQDPVGTTQGTRPKARQDLTPTMVVPAGDTMWSNQNLGELGPEATMNIACPPAELDADGNKWTTRSSADFALDDSLGSTRPAAKPGPEGTVNSAHPAATESDPEGTMSSAHPAAEPGPDGTMRSTRPVAEPGPEGTMSSAHPAAELGLDGTTWSTYPAAQPGPDGTTWSARPAAELGLDGTMRSTHPAADLGPEDTTWSARPAAELGLDGTMRSTHPAADLGPEDTTWSARSAAELGLDGTMRSTHPATERGPEDTTWSARPAAELGLDGTMRSTHPAADLGPEDTTWSARPAAELGLDGTMRSTHPAADLGPEDTTWSARSAAELGLDGTMRSTHPATERGPEDTTWSARPAAELGLDGTMRSTHPAADLGPEDTTWSARPAAELGLDGTMRSTHPAADLGPEDTTWSARSAAELGLDGTMRSTHPAADLGPEDTTWSTRPAAELGLDGTMRSTHPATEQGPEDTTWSTRSAAELGPDGTTWSTHPAAEPGPDGTTWSTRSAAELGPEDTTWSTHPAAQPGPEGTIRNTQPPEKLDPDGAMQSTHSSAETGLDDTTMWSAHPTAEPGPSGATLYAQPAAELDADGATWSTGSLTDFSLEDTMRSTHAAAEPGPDGTMRSTRPAAHLDPDDVDPDQGPAGVSASPTDPPPPPPSQNPTLIPAAPPALVVQVGPGSSIPPPCPPEPTSTQSPPLVTQSLKETPSTQSHLAPTQHPKEIPNTQSLPAPTQHPKESPSTQRPSAPTQHPMEPTSTHSLPASTQHPTEPLSTQTLPAPPQPPLEPHGTQTSPAASLHPMEIPSPQVPSTPLQHPTETLGTATPPESPQDPMETLSTHPPPPCPQPLLELLGIQPPPASPQHPTEKLSTQMPPAPPQHPTEALRTQTPPAPPQHPMEPLSTQTPPAPPQHPTEPLGTQTPPAPSQHPTEPLGTHPARTPTDPVLPGAPCADPAPPAAPPVKPRAGEQWGGESGSCHPCPAPQLQALLQELCAAASWLDLVQCTGQEPTLEHCDLQPGQPSSCPMERVAAVECEEPFQLRLVGGPGRCAGRLEVNRAGQWGTVCDDGWSRTNAVVVCRELGCGAAGKVSDLPRGRPRFGPGAGRIWLDDVRCRGQEATLRDCAHRTWGHHDCTHQEDVGVVCQDA; the protein is encoded by the exons atgttggggtggtgggaggccaCATGCACACAGATGttggggtggtgggaggccaCATGCACACAGATGTTGGGGTGGTGGGAGGCACGTGCACCCGCATGttggggtggtgggaggccaCGTGCCCACACGTGTTGGGGTGGCAGGAGgccacatgcacatgcatgttgGGGTGGCGGGAGGCCACGTGCACACGCGTGttggggtggtgggaggccaCGTGCACACGCGTGGGCGCTGCAGATGCATCCCCTGGGTGCCGGCGTGGCTCCGGCAttaacccccccccccggccctgccccaaGCCCCACCGGGTCgggtggggacacacacacaatgGGGGGGACACCCTCCCCCCCCTCTGTCCACCAGCCCAGGGGGCCCAGggccccccctgcccctggcccagcccccccagcccctggacGGACCGACGGACGGACTGAGTCATCCTTGGCCCGGCAGCCCCGTCTCGtcctccccgcccgccggccgTCCCCATCGCCACCACCGCCCGCCATGGCCCTCGCCCTCCTGCTCCTGG TGGGGCTGCTGGGACCCCGCAGCACAG AGCCGTTCCCAGTGCGGCTGGCTGGGGGCCCCGGGCGCTGCGCCGGGCGGGTGGAGGTGCAGCACAGCGGGCACTGGGGCACCGTCTGCGACGATGACTGGGGGCTGCCGGACGCGGCGGTGGTCTGCCGGCAACTGGGCTGCGGGGTCGCTCTGGCCGCCCCATCGGGAGCCTGGTTCGGAGAGGGCATGGGGCCCATCTGGCTCAACGGCTTGCGCTGCCGAGGCACCGAGGAGCGCCTGGCCCTGTGCCGGCACCGGGGTTGGCGTCCCCACGTCTGCGCCCATGAAGAGGATGCCAGCGCTGTCTGCTCAG CTCACCACTTCCAGCCCCTCGGCACCACTGAGCCCCCCTGGACCCCCACGCCGTCGCCCACCATCACCCAGGCACCTGTTACAGCATGCACGGGTGCAGCATGCGCAG GACCCCCCATCATGCGGCTGGTGGGGGCGGCAGGGCGCTGCGCTGGCCGGCTGGAGATCTTCCATGCTGGGCACTGGGGCACCGTCTGTGACGACCTGTGGGGGCTGCCGGATGCGGCGGTAGTCTGCCGGCAGCTGGGCTGCGGGGCCGCCCTCGACGCACCCCGGGCAGCTTTTTTTGGCGAGGGCACGGGACCCATCTGGCTGGATGATGTGCGGTGCCAAGGGAACGAGTCATCCCTGCTGGGGTGCCCAGCTTCCCCCTGGGGTGTCACCAACTGCCAGCACCGGGAGGATGCCGCCGTTGTCTGTGCAG ACGAACTGGCCGCCCTGGATGTCCACCCTGCAGAGCCCACTCCCCACCCACCGCGGGTGAAGCCAGCCCGGGTGCCCACCTCTGCacggccccgcagccccggctccccccggAGCACAGCAGCCAGCGAGCCGGCCGCAAGGACGCCCCGTGAGG GGCAAGGGCACCTACTGGCACCAACGGGGACTTCTCCACGGGCCAGCAGTACCCAGCACCCTGTAGGACAGGGTCTGGCCAGcaccacccccagcacccagcaccccacacgATGGGATGCAACTGGTGCCAcccgcagcacccagcaccccacaggaCAGGGACGAATCGGTGCCACCCAAGGGAAAACAGGGCGAGATCCCGTTCGTATCCTCAGGATCACACGACTCAAAGCAGAACAAGATCCAGCTGGCATCATTCAGAGCACCAAGCCCAAGGCAGGACGGGATCCAGCAGGTGCCACCAGGTCTAAAGTGGGACGGGATCCGGCTGCTGCCACCAGGTCCAAGGCAGGATGGGCTCCAGCCGGCACCAACAGGTCCAAGGCAGGATGGGCTCCAGCCGGCACCAACAGGTCCAAGGCAGGATGGGATCCAATGGGAACCAACAGATCCAAGGCAGGATGGGCTCCATCTGGCACCAACAGGTCCAAAGTGGGATGGGCTCCAGCTGGCACCAACAGGTCCAAGGCAGGACGGGATCCAGTCAGTACCATCCGTGTCACCCGgcccaaagcagggtgggatccAACCAGTATCACACGGATAACCCGGCCCAAAGCTGGACAGATTCTGGTAGGTGCCAACCAGACCACCAGGAAACCACCAGGACGGGGTTTGGTTGGGACCATAAAAGGTACCAAGCACAAGGCAGGGCGGGATCCAGTTGGTGCCACCCAGCTGCGAACGGGGCAGGATGTGGCAGTTGCCATCCAGTTCACACAACGGCAAACAGGACAGGACCCTGTTGATAGCACTCAAGCCAAAGTAGGGCAGGATCCGGTTGGTACCACGCAAGGCACCAGGCCGAAAGCAAGGCAGGACTTGACCCCCACCATGGTGGTCCCAGCAGGTGATACCATGTGGAGTAACCAGAATCTGGGAGAACTGGGTCCTGAAGCTACCATGAACATCGCATGTCCTCCAGCAGAACTGGATGCAGATGGTAACAAATGGACAACACGTTCTTCAGCAGATTTTGCTCTAGATGATAGCCTGGGGAGCACACGTCCTGCAGCAAAACCAGGTCCTGAAGGTACTGTGAATAGTGCACATCCTGCAGCAACAGAATCAGATCCTGAAGGTACCATGAGTAGTGCACATCCTGCAGCAGAACCAGGTCCAGATGGTACCATGAGGAGCACACGTCCTGTAGCAGAACCAGGTCCTGAAGGTACTATGAGTAGTGCACATCCTGCAGCAGAACTGGGTCTAGATGGTACTACATGGAGCACATATCCTGCAGCCCAACCGGGTCCAGATGGTACCACATGGAGTGCACGCCCTGCAGCAGAACTGGGTCTAGATGGTACCATGAGGAGCACACATCCTGCAGCAGACCTGGGTCCAGAAGATACCACATGGAGCGCACGTCCTGCAGCAGAACTGGGTCTAGATGGTACCATGAGGAGCACACATCCTGCAGCAGACCTGGGTCCAGAAGATACCACATGGAGTGCACGTTCTGCAGCAGAACTGGGTCTAGATGGTACCATGAGGAGCACACATCCTGCAACAGAACGGGGTCCAGAAGATACCACATGGAGCGCACGTCCTGCAGCAGAACTGGGTCTAGATGGTACCATGAGGAGCACACATCCTGCAGCAGACCTGGGTCCAGAAGATACCACATGGAGCGCACGTCCTGCAGCAGAACTGGGTCTAGATGGTACCATGAGGAGCACACATCCTGCAGCAGACCTGGGTCCAGAAGATACCACATGGAGTGCACGTTCTGCAGCAGAACTGGGTCTAGATGGTACCATGAGGAGCACACATCCTGCAACAGAACGGGGTCCAGAAGATACCACATGGAGCGCACGTCCTGCAGCAGAACTGGGTCTAGATGGTACCATGAGGAGCACACATCCTGCAGCAGACCTGGGTCCAGAAGATACCACATGGAGCGCACGTCCTGCAGCAGAACTGGGTCTAGATGGTACCATGAGGAGCACACATCCTGCAGCAGACCTGGGTCCAGAAGATACCACATGGAGTGCACGTTCTGCAGCAGAACTGGGTCTAGATGGTACCATGAGGAGCACACATCCTGCAGCAGACCTGGGTCCAGAAGATACCACATGGAGTACACGTCCTGCAGCAGAACTGGGTCTAGATGGTACCATGAGGAGCACACATCCTGCAACAGAACAGG GTCCAGAAGATACCACATGGAGCACACGTTCTGCAGCAGAACTGGGTCCAGATGGTACCACATGGAGCACACATCCTGCAGCAGAACCAGGTCCAGATGGTACCACATGGAGCACACGTTCTGCAGCAGAACTGGGTCCAGAAGATACCACATGGAGCACACATCCTGCAGCCCAACCAGGTCCAGAAGGTACCATAAGGAACACACAGCCTCCAGAGAAACTGGATCCAGATGGTGCAATGCAGAGCACACATTCTTCAGCAGAAACGGGGCTGGATGATACCACCATGTGGAGTGCACATCCCACAGCAGAACCTGGTCCCAGTGGTGCCACACTGTATGCACAGCCTGCAGCAGAACTGGATGCAGATGGTGCCACATGGAGCACAGGTTCTTTAACAGATTTCAGTCTAGAAGATACCATGAGGAGCACACATGCTGCAGCAGAACCAGGTCCAGATGGTACGATGAGGAGCACACGTCCTGCAGCACATCTGGATCCAGACG ATGTGGACCCAGACCAAGGCCCTGCTGGGGTCTCTGCTTcccccacagacccccccccacctcctccatcACAGAACCCCACCCTGATCCCAGCAGCACCCCCTGCCCTTGTAGTCCAAGTGGGTCCAGGCTCTAGCatcccccccccgtgccccccagaGCCCACCAGCACCCAGAGTCCCCCACTAGTCACCCAGTCCCTGAAGGagacccccagcacccagagccACCTAGCCCCCACCCAACACCCCAAGGAGATCCCCAACACCCAGAGCCTTccagcacccacccagcaccccaagGAGAGCCCCAGTACACAGAGGCCCTCAGCACCCACTCAGCACCCCATGGAGCCCACAAGCACCCATAGCCTCCCAGCCTCCACTCAGCACCCCACGGAGCCCCTCAGCACCCAgaccctcccagcaccccctCAGCCTCCCCTGGAGCCCCATGGCACCCAGACCTCCCCAGCAGCCTCCCTGCACCCCATGGAGATCCCCAGCCCACAGGTACCTTCAACACCCCTTCAGCACCCCACAGAGACCCTCGGCACTGCAACCCCCCCAGAATCCCCCCAGGACCCCATGGAGACTCTCAGCACTCATCCTCCCCCACCATGCCCTCAGCCCCTGCTGGAGCTCCTTGGCATCCAGCcccccccagcatctccccagcaccccacagaGAAGCTCAGCACCCAgatgcccccagcaccccctcagCACCCCACAGAGGCACTCAGGAcccagacccccccagcacctccccagcaccccatggAGCCCCTCAGCACCCAGacacccccagcacctccccagcaccccacggAGCCCCTTGGTAcccagacccccccagcaccttcccagcaCCCCACGGAGCCCCTCGGCACCCATCCTGCCCGCACCCCAACAGACCCTGTGCTCCCTGGGGCCCCATGTGCAG ATCCGGCTCCACCAGCAGCACCGCCAGTCAAacccagagctggggagcagtggggaggggaGTCTGGCAGCTGCCACCCCTGCCCGGCCCCCCAACTGCAGGCCCTTCTACAGGAg ctctgtgctgcagcatcGTGGCTGGATCTG GTGCAGTGCACCGGGCAGGAGCCAACCTTGGAGCACTGCGACCTCCAGCCGGGGCAGCCATCATCCTGCCCCATGGAGCGGGTGGCCGCCGTCGAGTGCGAGG agcccttCCAGCTGCGACTGGTGGGTGGCCCCGGGCGCTGCGCTGGGCGGTTGGAGGTGAACCGCGCCGGGCAGTGGGGCACGGTCTGCGATGACGGCTGGAGCAGGACCAACGCGGTGGTGGTTTGCCGGGAGCTGGGCTGCGGGGCTGCGGGTAAAGTCAGTGACCTCCCACGGGGACGACCTCGCTTCGGCCCCGGTGCTGGGCGCATCTGGCTGGATGATGTCCGCTGCCGGGGTCAGGAGGCAACCCTGCGGGATTGTGCCCACCGCACCTGGGGACACCACGACTGCACCCACCAGGAGGATGTTGGCGTGGTCTGCCAG GACGCCTGA